A region of Pseudoxanthomonas sp. CF385 DNA encodes the following proteins:
- a CDS encoding tryptophan halogenase family protein, whose amino-acid sequence MLTPDAPEGHIRNVVIAGGGTAGWLAACALSHQFRDRLRITLVESEQIGTVGVGESTVPPIRTFHRFLQIDEQEFLRAVAGTFKLSISFENWRRPGERYIHPFGITGQGTWAAAFHHFWLDSQRRGMSSELGDFCLETVASRGDQFSLQTQPQVNYAYHFDAGLYAKFLRRIAEGYGLLRVEGKIREVRQHVGEGSLQSLVLEDGQVIEGDLFIDCTGFRGLLIEQTLQTGYEDWNEWLPSDRAVAVQTESIGPPVPYTRAIAHEAGWRWHIPLQHRVGCGLVFSSRHMSDDEARAKLLRDVGAPAIRDPWLVPFRTGRRLKAWNKNVVALGLASGFIEPLESTSIHLAISAVVRLVQMFPFDGIAPSLVELYNDVSRAEMEHVRDFIILHYHATQRDEPMWKACREMALPESLEIRLCAWRERAHAWQDPDELFRVDSWTHVLLGQGISPGPPHPLARALADNDLRSLLSSIRQPIERAVATMPSQQAFIDRYCKAGPDVWGNRSMPR is encoded by the coding sequence TTGCTTACGCCAGACGCGCCAGAAGGACATATCCGCAACGTGGTGATCGCCGGCGGCGGCACTGCCGGCTGGCTGGCCGCCTGTGCGCTGTCGCATCAGTTCCGCGACCGCCTGCGGATCACCCTCGTGGAATCGGAGCAGATCGGCACGGTCGGCGTGGGCGAATCGACGGTACCGCCCATCCGCACCTTCCACCGCTTCCTGCAGATCGACGAACAGGAGTTCCTGCGTGCGGTGGCCGGCACGTTCAAGCTCTCGATCTCCTTCGAAAACTGGCGGCGGCCGGGTGAGCGCTACATCCATCCGTTCGGCATCACGGGGCAGGGCACGTGGGCGGCGGCGTTCCATCACTTCTGGCTGGACAGCCAGCGTCGAGGCATGTCCTCGGAGCTGGGCGACTTCTGCCTGGAAACCGTCGCGTCGCGTGGCGACCAGTTCTCGCTGCAGACGCAGCCCCAGGTCAACTACGCGTACCACTTCGATGCGGGGCTCTACGCAAAATTCCTTCGCCGCATCGCCGAGGGATACGGGCTCCTGCGCGTGGAAGGCAAGATTCGCGAGGTCAGGCAGCATGTTGGCGAGGGTTCGCTACAGTCGCTGGTCCTCGAGGATGGTCAGGTCATCGAGGGCGACCTGTTCATCGACTGCACTGGATTCCGCGGCCTGCTGATTGAACAGACGCTGCAGACCGGTTATGAGGACTGGAACGAGTGGCTGCCCAGCGATCGCGCCGTGGCGGTGCAGACCGAATCCATCGGGCCGCCGGTCCCCTACACGCGGGCGATCGCGCATGAGGCGGGGTGGCGATGGCATATCCCGTTGCAGCATCGCGTGGGCTGCGGCCTGGTGTTCTCCAGTCGGCACATGTCCGACGACGAGGCGCGCGCAAAACTGTTGCGGGATGTGGGTGCGCCAGCGATCCGGGATCCGTGGCTGGTGCCGTTCCGCACCGGGCGGCGCTTGAAGGCATGGAACAAGAACGTGGTGGCGCTGGGGCTGGCCAGCGGGTTCATCGAACCCCTGGAGTCGACAAGCATCCATCTTGCCATCAGCGCCGTGGTGCGCCTGGTCCAGATGTTCCCGTTCGATGGCATCGCCCCGTCCCTGGTGGAGCTCTACAACGACGTCAGTCGTGCGGAGATGGAACATGTCCGCGACTTCATCATCCTCCACTACCACGCCACGCAGCGGGATGAGCCCATGTGGAAGGCATGCCGGGAGATGGCGCTGCCCGAGTCGCTTGAGATACGTCTGTGCGCGTGGCGTGAGCGCGCGCATGCCTGGCAGGATCCCGACGAACTCTTCCGCGTCGACTCGTGGACGCACGTGTTGCTGGGCCAGGGCATCTCACCGGGGCCGCCCCATCCGCTGGCGCGCGCGTTGGCCGACAACGATCTGCGCTCGCTCCTGAGTTCCATTCGGCAGCCCATCGAGCGTGCCGTGGCGACGATGCCGTCGCAACAGGCATTCATCGATCGCTATTGCAAGGCCGGACCGGACGTATGGGGCAACCGATCCATGCCGCGCTGA
- a CDS encoding cupin-like domain-containing protein yields the protein MPDSGTTMRVLDVTDADALPLEDLVAQGQPVVLRGIASGWELVKTGLQSAEAAMAYLRSFDAGVPIQYSYGGPDIGSRPFYNDDFTRLNFEVRRGSLAEVMDGIAAHREDPQPPTYYVASLLVDRALPGFATSNGLPLARYGIDAPPSIWIGNRVVASCHFDAPDNLACSVVGRRQFTLFPPDQIGNLYPGPLDPTPGGQVVSVVDFDRPDFERHPRFRDALSTAQTATLEPGDAIFIPSMWWHHVRSLAPFNVLVNYWWRRSPDFLSSPLPALHHALWTLRDLPEREKSAWASIFEHYVFGPADRAGAHLPEQARDLLGAIDETRARRIRAMLINRLNR from the coding sequence ATGCCGGACAGCGGGACGACGATGCGGGTACTGGACGTCACAGACGCCGATGCACTGCCGCTCGAGGACCTCGTGGCGCAGGGCCAGCCGGTGGTGCTGAGAGGCATCGCAAGCGGGTGGGAACTCGTGAAGACCGGGTTGCAGTCCGCGGAGGCGGCGATGGCCTACCTGCGCAGCTTCGATGCCGGCGTGCCGATCCAATACTCCTATGGCGGACCCGACATCGGCAGCCGACCGTTCTACAACGATGACTTCACACGCCTGAATTTCGAGGTTCGCCGAGGGTCCCTCGCCGAGGTCATGGACGGCATCGCGGCTCATCGCGAGGATCCTCAGCCGCCCACCTACTACGTGGCCTCGCTGCTGGTCGATCGCGCATTGCCGGGCTTCGCGACGTCGAACGGACTGCCCCTGGCGCGCTACGGCATCGATGCGCCGCCGAGTATCTGGATCGGCAATCGCGTCGTCGCGTCCTGTCATTTCGACGCCCCTGACAACCTGGCGTGCAGTGTCGTAGGTCGGCGCCAGTTCACCCTGTTTCCGCCGGATCAGATCGGAAATCTCTATCCCGGGCCACTCGACCCGACGCCGGGCGGGCAGGTGGTCAGCGTGGTCGATTTCGATCGCCCCGATTTCGAGCGCCACCCGCGGTTCCGGGATGCGCTCTCCACGGCGCAGACCGCGACACTCGAACCGGGCGACGCCATCTTCATCCCCAGCATGTGGTGGCACCACGTGCGCAGTCTCGCGCCTTTCAACGTGCTGGTGAATTACTGGTGGCGCCGCTCGCCCGACTTCCTTTCCTCGCCGTTGCCGGCGCTCCACCATGCATTGTGGACGCTGCGCGATCTTCCCGAGCGCGAGAAAAGTGCGTGGGCTTCGATCTTCGAGCACTACGTGTTCGGTCCGGCCGATCGCGCGGGGGCACATCTGCCCGAGCAGGCGCGCGACCTGTTGGGTGCCATCGACGAGACGCGGGCCAGGCGCATCCGCGCCATGCTCATCAACCGCCTCAACCGCTGA
- a CDS encoding SapC family protein, translating into MARYELLNNVAHKDLRVATGFGPAFGDDVGMLPAFPSEFAELQREYPIFLRRDAGTGPWQSVVLLGFEQRENLFLQGGRWNASYLPGAAAKGPFLIGFQEQRIDGELKLEPVMHVDLEHPRVNFTAGERVFLPQGGNTPYLEHVADVLRGIRDGSDFGADMFRVLDELGLIHPVNLDVQLDDRHRVTVNGLHGIDRERLAGLSGADLLGLNRAGYLEGVYLMLASLHNMRRLMAEKQRRLRAEDVAPLSNAG; encoded by the coding sequence ATGGCCCGCTACGAGCTTCTCAACAATGTTGCGCACAAGGATCTTCGCGTGGCGACCGGGTTCGGCCCGGCGTTCGGCGATGACGTCGGCATGCTGCCCGCGTTCCCGAGCGAGTTCGCCGAGTTGCAGCGCGAATATCCGATCTTCCTGCGGAGGGACGCCGGCACGGGCCCCTGGCAGTCCGTCGTGCTCCTGGGATTCGAGCAGCGCGAGAATCTTTTCCTGCAGGGTGGGCGTTGGAATGCCTCGTACCTGCCCGGGGCGGCGGCGAAAGGCCCGTTCCTGATCGGATTCCAGGAGCAGCGTATCGATGGCGAGCTCAAGCTGGAACCCGTCATGCATGTGGACCTCGAGCATCCACGCGTGAACTTCACGGCGGGCGAGCGGGTGTTCCTGCCACAGGGTGGCAATACGCCCTATCTCGAGCACGTCGCGGATGTCCTGCGCGGCATCCGGGATGGCAGCGACTTCGGGGCGGACATGTTTCGGGTACTGGATGAGCTGGGCCTGATCCATCCGGTCAACCTCGATGTCCAACTCGACGACCGGCATCGCGTGACGGTGAACGGGCTGCATGGAATCGACCGGGAGAGGCTCGCAGGACTGAGCGGGGCCGATCTGTTGGGCTTGAACAGGGCAGGCTATCTGGAGGGCGTGTACCTGATGCTGGCTTCGCTTCACAACATGCGTCGCCTAATGGCGGAGAAGCAGCGTCGCCTTCGGGCGGAAGACGTTGCCCCTCTGTCCAATGCGGGCTGA
- a CDS encoding TonB-dependent receptor: MSRKLAKFKSKAMFTFVGGVLVINPAFGQEAQPQPAPTTQQVQASTDATTLDAVVVTGMRNSLSQAMEIKRDAAGVVDAISAEDIGKFPDTNLAESLQRITGISIERRDGEGAQVTARGFGPQFNMVTLNGRQMPGADAFGASGQVAIGGVDGGTRAFNFAQLAAEAINGIEVYKTSQAQVPSGGIGATINILTARPFNYDGVVANAGVKAVSDQSEPFDNSITPELSGIFSYTNPDKTFGVSLSASHQKRKGGSVQATENYWNIQPWTGTMPGNPTVVNAPAIGALYGRPNDLRYAFSEFDRERVNGQAVVQFAPTDSLTLTLDYTYSTNEITENRGEQAMWLQNSNYTDIEFDTSGAVATPIYIREIAGTKDFGIEQQRSMQKYKLGSLGFNAAWDVSDNFRLNFDAHSSKNESRPNDPLTGGGSIFMSIAGTNNCTTGPHCGGSWVQELVFNNGLPVGTQTWYPSTADAVAGTNGVVNPGFVEGEVGSQVLRINAQTQVSEIKQARIDGEWSFDRGRFQFGVDTNKSTTHRIQAAEAYSTLGDWGVANVDSDTAAGLMDLLQPVNIGSMFDDYNVSSWPVWRGNAGELAQWAAGEYGVGLGVSPQRAADNRVEEKTHSAYFQVELEGDLGGMRTNTRLGVRYETTDVVSTSVIAIPEAIEWQANNDFRIVLSDEQQPFSERANYSYILPNLDFSIDFTDELKGRASFGRSIARAPYGNLYAGPGAQQPFGSVLIDPSVRASGNAQNPSLKPLESDNLDLAVEWYFADASYVSLTYWNKQVANFIGNTVGQESLYGLRDPTSGPDAQAALAFLTSAACVTQVGAANAAACSANDTSLFTALALLRNDPAGLAAFNGTGAQSLATEAAYNLYGEADDPLYQFNVNRPINQNDAKLHGWEIGGQYFFGDSGFGVLANYTVVKGDVGYDNGGDPAIDQFALTGLSDTANAMLMYEKYGWSVRLAWNWRDEYLILANQGASRNPYYVEEYKQWDLSVNYTLNDHWSFGLEAINLTGEDVRWRARTDQMIVKLADQDPRFMLGMRYKF; this comes from the coding sequence ATGAGCCGGAAGTTGGCGAAATTCAAATCGAAGGCCATGTTCACCTTCGTCGGGGGCGTGCTGGTCATCAACCCCGCGTTCGGACAGGAGGCACAGCCTCAGCCCGCCCCGACCACCCAACAGGTCCAGGCCAGCACCGATGCCACCACCCTCGACGCGGTCGTGGTGACGGGCATGCGGAACAGCCTGAGCCAGGCGATGGAAATCAAGCGGGATGCCGCAGGTGTCGTGGACGCGATCAGTGCGGAGGACATCGGCAAGTTCCCGGACACGAACCTCGCCGAGTCGCTGCAGCGCATCACCGGCATCTCGATCGAGCGGCGCGACGGCGAAGGCGCGCAGGTCACCGCACGCGGCTTCGGTCCGCAGTTCAACATGGTGACCCTCAATGGGCGCCAGATGCCGGGTGCCGACGCGTTCGGTGCGTCCGGCCAGGTCGCCATCGGCGGCGTGGACGGCGGAACGCGCGCGTTCAACTTCGCCCAGCTCGCCGCGGAAGCGATCAATGGCATCGAGGTCTACAAGACCAGCCAGGCCCAGGTGCCCAGCGGCGGCATCGGCGCGACCATCAACATCCTGACCGCACGGCCATTCAACTACGACGGCGTCGTCGCGAATGCGGGCGTGAAGGCCGTATCCGACCAAAGCGAGCCGTTCGACAACAGCATCACCCCGGAACTCTCGGGCATCTTCAGCTACACCAATCCCGACAAGACCTTCGGCGTCAGCCTGAGTGCCAGCCACCAGAAGCGCAAGGGCGGCTCGGTACAGGCCACCGAGAACTACTGGAACATCCAGCCGTGGACCGGGACCATGCCCGGCAACCCGACGGTGGTCAACGCGCCTGCCATCGGTGCGCTGTACGGACGCCCCAACGACTTGCGCTATGCGTTTTCCGAATTTGATCGCGAACGCGTGAATGGCCAAGCGGTGGTCCAGTTCGCGCCGACCGACAGCCTGACCCTGACGCTCGACTACACCTACTCGACGAACGAAATCACCGAGAACCGGGGCGAGCAGGCGATGTGGTTGCAGAACAGCAACTACACCGACATCGAGTTCGACACCAGCGGCGCGGTGGCCACGCCGATCTACATCCGCGAGATCGCCGGCACCAAGGATTTCGGCATCGAACAGCAACGCAGCATGCAGAAGTACAAGCTGGGCTCGCTCGGATTCAACGCAGCTTGGGACGTCAGCGACAACTTCCGCTTGAACTTCGATGCGCACAGTTCGAAGAACGAAAGCCGACCCAACGACCCGCTCACGGGCGGCGGCTCGATCTTCATGAGCATCGCCGGCACCAACAACTGCACGACGGGGCCGCATTGCGGTGGCTCGTGGGTGCAGGAGCTGGTCTTCAACAACGGCCTGCCGGTGGGAACGCAGACCTGGTATCCGTCAACGGCGGACGCCGTCGCCGGCACCAACGGCGTCGTCAATCCCGGTTTCGTCGAAGGTGAAGTCGGTTCGCAGGTGCTTCGCATCAATGCGCAGACCCAGGTCAGCGAGATCAAGCAGGCCCGCATCGACGGCGAGTGGAGCTTCGATCGCGGTCGATTCCAGTTCGGCGTGGATACCAACAAGTCGACCACGCATCGCATCCAGGCGGCGGAAGCTTATTCGACCCTCGGCGACTGGGGCGTGGCCAACGTCGACTCCGATACGGCGGCCGGACTGATGGACCTCCTGCAGCCGGTCAATATCGGCAGCATGTTCGACGACTACAACGTGTCCAGCTGGCCGGTATGGCGTGGCAATGCGGGGGAACTCGCCCAGTGGGCGGCGGGCGAGTACGGCGTGGGCCTGGGCGTCAGTCCGCAACGCGCGGCGGACAACCGGGTGGAGGAAAAGACGCATTCGGCCTACTTCCAGGTGGAACTGGAAGGCGACCTCGGCGGCATGCGCACCAACACGCGGCTTGGCGTACGCTACGAGACGACGGACGTCGTGTCCACGTCCGTCATCGCGATCCCCGAGGCCATCGAGTGGCAGGCCAACAACGACTTCCGCATCGTACTGTCGGACGAGCAGCAGCCCTTTAGCGAGCGGGCGAACTACAGCTATATCCTGCCCAACCTCGATTTCAGCATCGATTTCACCGATGAACTGAAGGGGCGCGCCTCGTTCGGCAGGAGCATCGCCCGTGCACCGTACGGCAACCTCTACGCCGGCCCCGGCGCGCAACAGCCGTTCGGTTCGGTCCTGATCGATCCGTCGGTGCGGGCGAGCGGCAATGCGCAGAATCCGAGCCTGAAGCCGCTCGAATCCGACAATCTCGATCTGGCGGTGGAGTGGTACTTCGCCGATGCGAGCTATGTGTCGTTGACGTACTGGAACAAGCAGGTGGCCAACTTCATCGGCAACACCGTCGGCCAGGAATCGCTGTATGGCTTGCGGGACCCGACCTCCGGCCCGGACGCGCAGGCGGCGCTCGCCTTCCTCACCAGCGCGGCGTGCGTGACCCAGGTCGGCGCGGCCAACGCGGCGGCATGCTCGGCGAACGATACATCGCTGTTCACCGCCCTCGCGCTGTTGCGCAACGACCCAGCAGGCCTGGCGGCGTTCAATGGCACCGGTGCGCAGTCGCTCGCGACCGAAGCGGCGTACAACCTGTACGGCGAGGCCGATGATCCGCTGTACCAGTTCAACGTCAACCGGCCGATCAACCAGAACGACGCGAAGCTGCACGGGTGGGAGATCGGCGGGCAGTACTTCTTCGGCGACAGCGGCTTCGGTGTCCTGGCCAACTACACCGTGGTCAAGGGCGACGTGGGCTACGACAACGGCGGCGACCCGGCCATCGACCAGTTCGCGCTCACCGGCCTGAGCGATACGGCCAACGCCATGCTCATGTACGAAAAGTACGGCTGGTCGGTCCGCCTGGCCTGGAACTGGCGTGATGAGTATCTGATCCTGGCCAACCAGGGCGCGAGCCGCAATCCGTACTACGTGGAGGAGTACAAGCAGTGGGACCTGAGCGTCAACTACACGCTCAACGACCACTGGTCGTTCGGACTGGAGGCGATCAACCTGACGGGCGAGGACGTCCGCTGGCGCGCGCGCACCGACCAGATGATCGTCAAGCTGGCCGACCAGGACCCGCGTTTCATGCTGGGCATGCGTTACAAGTTCTGA
- a CDS encoding LacI family DNA-binding transcriptional regulator, whose protein sequence is MKKTSKTIRRKGGAVTIDEVASHAGVSPMTVSRVVNGHAGVRDANRERVMRSVRELGYRPNLAASSLAAAQHTCIALIYTNPSSSYLRELLVGALRGSARAAAQLVIATWDGLDDKASRTAAKQLANSVAGVILPPPLCESKAIVSEFLQAGVPVVSIASGHFGDTLSCVRIDDHCASRDVVSHLIERGHTRIGYITGDPNQTASAHRWQGYRDALADAGIAYDDTLVQPGYFTYRSGLDAAERLLALRRPPSAIFASNDDMASAVVSVAHRRGLDVPRDLSVVGFDDTSAATMVWPELTTVHQPVAAMADTAIDILLREIRRGAATRVVVNRVLPHQLVQRSSVADGPVFKAKVRNGTPR, encoded by the coding sequence GTGAAGAAGACCTCGAAGACGATTCGCCGCAAGGGAGGTGCCGTCACCATCGACGAAGTGGCGAGCCACGCGGGCGTTTCGCCAATGACCGTATCCCGCGTTGTCAACGGACACGCCGGCGTACGCGACGCCAATCGCGAACGCGTCATGCGCAGCGTGCGCGAGTTGGGCTACCGTCCCAACCTCGCCGCCAGCTCCCTGGCGGCGGCACAGCACACGTGCATCGCGCTGATCTACACCAATCCCAGCTCGAGTTACCTGCGTGAGTTGCTCGTCGGCGCCCTGCGCGGATCGGCGCGTGCGGCCGCACAACTGGTGATCGCTACCTGGGACGGCCTGGACGACAAGGCGAGCCGGACAGCGGCCAAACAACTGGCGAACAGCGTGGCGGGCGTCATTCTCCCTCCCCCGCTTTGCGAGTCGAAGGCCATCGTGTCCGAATTCCTGCAGGCGGGTGTGCCCGTCGTATCGATCGCATCGGGCCACTTCGGCGACACCCTCTCCTGCGTACGCATCGACGACCATTGCGCAAGCCGGGATGTGGTCTCGCATCTCATCGAACGGGGCCATACGCGGATCGGCTACATCACCGGCGACCCCAACCAGACCGCGAGCGCGCACCGCTGGCAGGGCTACCGGGACGCCTTGGCCGACGCCGGCATCGCGTACGACGACACGCTGGTCCAGCCCGGCTATTTCACCTATCGCTCCGGCCTGGACGCCGCAGAGCGGCTTCTCGCGCTACGCCGTCCACCCAGCGCGATCTTCGCCAGCAACGACGACATGGCGTCCGCCGTAGTATCGGTGGCCCATCGTCGCGGCCTGGACGTACCGAGGGATCTATCCGTCGTCGGATTCGACGACACCTCCGCCGCGACGATGGTGTGGCCGGAGCTCACGACCGTCCACCAGCCCGTTGCCGCCATGGCCGATACAGCCATCGACATCCTCCTGCGCGAGATCAGGCGGGGGGCGGCCACCCGCGTCGTCGTCAATCGCGTGCTCCCCCATCAACTCGTGCAACGTTCTTCCGTGGCAGACGGCCCCGTCTTCAAGGCGAAAGTGAGGAATGGAACGCCGCGGTAG
- a CDS encoding glucokinase, translating into MTGRVPAGVSEGRVPGEVRARIIVADVGGTYARLGWTDGRDADQVHDYRRYACADYPDLASILRDYAAGGTCQGAVIAIAGVLEGDRLINSNLPWAVSVEQTRQGAGLSWVQLINDFEAVANAMPMLARDTLSPLTHVTDRGANSPALVIGPGTGLGAALWMEGHPPRVLATEVGQAALAAGNALEMDVVRRLLRERGHLNNEHVLSGTGLMNLYRCLCELRGGSAVHADAGALVAAAESGDGLALETLQVFCGWLGSLVGDLAIIFGAKVVYLAGGVTAHIPTFLHDGHFLQRYLNKGVMTERLEQVPVWRVEHGQLGLLGAAAWYQQHRA; encoded by the coding sequence ATGACGGGCAGGGTGCCGGCAGGCGTATCTGAGGGTCGTGTTCCGGGCGAGGTCCGTGCCCGGATCATCGTCGCCGACGTCGGCGGTACCTACGCGCGCCTGGGCTGGACCGACGGCCGCGACGCGGACCAGGTCCACGACTATCGCCGCTATGCCTGCGCGGACTATCCGGATCTCGCTTCGATCCTGCGCGACTACGCCGCGGGCGGAACCTGCCAGGGGGCGGTGATCGCGATCGCCGGCGTGCTCGAAGGCGACCGGCTGATCAATTCCAATCTGCCGTGGGCGGTGTCGGTGGAACAGACGCGCCAGGGCGCGGGCCTGTCCTGGGTGCAGCTCATCAACGACTTCGAGGCCGTGGCCAACGCGATGCCGATGCTGGCGCGCGACACGCTCTCGCCACTGACCCACGTCACCGATCGCGGTGCGAACTCGCCGGCGCTGGTGATCGGTCCGGGTACGGGGCTGGGTGCTGCGTTGTGGATGGAAGGCCATCCGCCGCGCGTGCTGGCGACGGAGGTCGGCCAGGCGGCGCTGGCCGCCGGCAACGCATTGGAAATGGATGTGGTTCGCCGCCTGCTGCGCGAGCGCGGCCATTTGAACAACGAGCACGTGCTGTCAGGCACCGGCTTGATGAATCTTTACCGTTGCCTGTGCGAACTGCGCGGCGGTTCCGCGGTGCATGCCGATGCCGGTGCGCTGGTCGCCGCCGCGGAATCCGGCGACGGGCTGGCCCTGGAAACGTTGCAGGTGTTCTGCGGCTGGCTCGGCAGCCTCGTCGGCGATCTCGCGATCATCTTCGGCGCGAAAGTCGTGTACCTCGCCGGCGGTGTCACCGCGCACATTCCCACGTTCCTCCACGACGGCCATTTCCTGCAGCGCTACCTCAACAAGGGCGTCATGACCGAACGCCTGGAACAGGTGCCTGTCTGGCGGGTGGAGCACGGGCAACTGGGATTGCTGGGCGCTGCGGCGTGGTATCAGCAGCATCGGGCGTAG
- a CDS encoding CopL family metal-binding regulatory protein: MARFAPLLRALLCLLLLVNGSASAHMAAGMPMDGAAPAAVAHHDASTPPCHEDMDAADSTAMQDAGDHDPQDGVPDCCKAGACDGFCTQHAPALVWRLWLGQAAPLHAAVPEYHADGHASARLSHRHRPPILAA, from the coding sequence ATGGCCCGATTCGCGCCCCTGCTGCGTGCCCTGCTCTGCCTGCTCCTGCTGGTGAACGGCAGCGCGTCCGCGCACATGGCCGCCGGCATGCCCATGGACGGCGCTGCACCCGCGGCGGTGGCGCATCACGATGCCTCCACGCCGCCGTGCCACGAGGACATGGACGCCGCGGACAGCACGGCGATGCAGGACGCCGGCGACCACGATCCGCAGGACGGCGTGCCCGATTGCTGCAAGGCGGGCGCCTGCGACGGCTTCTGCACCCAGCACGCGCCCGCCCTGGTCTGGCGGCTCTGGCTGGGACAGGCCGCACCGCTGCATGCGGCGGTGCCCGAGTATCACGCGGACGGACATGCCTCCGCGCGCCTCTCGCACCGGCATCGACCTCCCATCCTGGCCGCCTGA
- a CDS encoding copper resistance system multicopper oxidase, whose product MNHDDPTPGRLGMFRPTRRQFVSGLATGGVALGFGLARLPASAGTPARRGGAALVTGTDFALNIGAMPVDITGRTRPAITVNNSLPAPTLRWREGDTVTVRVSNRLRDMTSIHWHGILLPSNMDGVPGLSFNGIAPGETFQYRFQVKQSGTYWYHSHSMFQEQAGLYGALVVDPHDPPPYHHDREHVVLLSDWTDLEPAALYRRMKKMPEHDNYYQRTLVDFVRDAKRDGLAETIEDRGMWGRMRMTPTDISDINAHTYTYLVNGAAPAGNWTGLFKRGEKVLLRFINGSAMTYFDVRIPGLKMTVVAADGQYIHPVSVDEFRIAVAETFDVLVEPTGQDAFTIFAQDMGRTGYARGTLAVRDGLEAPIPSRDPRPLLTMADMGHDMGGHGAAKGMEGGCGAMMGEGGCGANMGTMDHGAHGATSNAPNHPASEKGNPLVDMQSSASDPKLDDPGIGLRGNGRQVLTYGAMRSLFDDPDGREPGRTVELHLTGHMEKFAWSFDGIPFASADPLRLKYGERLRIVLVNDTMMQHPIHLHGVWSDLEDAEGGFHLRKHTIDMPPGTRRSYRVRADALGRWAFHCHLLYHMEAGMMREVRIEA is encoded by the coding sequence ATGAACCACGATGACCCCACGCCGGGACGCCTCGGCATGTTCCGGCCCACGCGCCGCCAGTTCGTCAGCGGCCTGGCGACCGGCGGCGTCGCGCTGGGCTTCGGCCTGGCGCGCCTGCCCGCTTCCGCCGGCACGCCCGCGCGCCGCGGCGGCGCTGCACTCGTCACCGGCACCGACTTCGCATTGAACATCGGCGCGATGCCGGTCGACATCACCGGCCGCACGCGCCCCGCGATCACCGTCAACAACAGCCTGCCCGCACCGACACTGCGCTGGCGCGAAGGCGACACCGTGACCGTGCGCGTCAGCAACCGCCTGCGCGACATGACCTCGATCCACTGGCACGGCATCCTTCTGCCTTCGAACATGGACGGCGTGCCGGGCCTGAGCTTCAACGGCATCGCACCGGGCGAGACGTTCCAGTACCGCTTCCAGGTGAAGCAGTCCGGCACCTACTGGTACCACAGCCACTCGATGTTCCAGGAGCAGGCGGGCCTCTACGGCGCGCTGGTCGTCGATCCGCACGATCCGCCTCCCTACCACCACGATCGCGAGCACGTCGTGCTGCTGTCGGACTGGACGGACCTGGAGCCGGCCGCGCTGTACCGGCGCATGAAGAAGATGCCCGAGCACGACAACTACTACCAGCGCACGCTGGTGGATTTCGTGCGCGACGCGAAGCGCGACGGCCTGGCGGAAACGATCGAGGATCGCGGCATGTGGGGGCGGATGCGGATGACGCCGACCGACATCTCCGACATCAACGCGCATACCTATACCTACCTGGTGAACGGCGCCGCGCCGGCGGGCAACTGGACAGGCCTGTTCAAACGGGGCGAGAAGGTGCTGTTGCGCTTCATCAACGGCAGCGCGATGACCTACTTCGACGTCCGCATCCCAGGCCTGAAGATGACCGTCGTCGCCGCCGACGGGCAGTACATCCATCCGGTCAGCGTGGACGAGTTCCGCATCGCGGTGGCGGAGACCTTCGACGTGCTCGTCGAACCCACCGGGCAGGATGCCTTCACGATCTTCGCGCAGGACATGGGGCGCACCGGCTACGCGCGCGGCACGCTCGCCGTCCGCGACGGACTGGAGGCGCCCATCCCGTCTCGCGATCCGCGCCCGCTGCTGACGATGGCCGACATGGGCCACGACATGGGCGGCCACGGTGCGGCGAAAGGCATGGAAGGCGGCTGCGGCGCCATGATGGGCGAAGGCGGTTGCGGCGCGAACATGGGCACGATGGACCACGGTGCGCATGGCGCGACATCGAACGCGCCGAACCACCCCGCCAGCGAGAAAGGCAATCCGTTGGTCGACATGCAGTCGTCCGCGAGCGACCCCAAGCTCGACGATCCGGGCATTGGCCTGCGCGGGAACGGGCGACAGGTGCTGACCTACGGCGCGATGCGCAGTCTGTTCGACGATCCGGATGGTCGCGAACCGGGGCGTACCGTCGAACTGCATCTCACCGGGCACATGGAGAAGTTCGCCTGGTCGTTCGACGGCATTCCGTTCGCTAGCGCCGACCCGCTGCGGCTGAAGTACGGCGAGCGCCTGCGCATCGTGCTGGTCAACGACACGATGATGCAGCACCCGATCCACCTGCATGGCGTCTGGAGCGACCTGGAGGATGCCGAAGGCGGCTTCCACTTGCGCAAGCACACCATCGACATGCCGCCGGGTACACGGCGCAGTTACCGCGTACGCGCCGATGCCCTCGGTCGGTGGGCCTTCCACTGTCATCTGCTGTACCACATGGAAGCCGGCATGATGCGGGAAGTGAGGATCGAAGCATGA